Proteins co-encoded in one Uloborus diversus isolate 005 chromosome 9, Udiv.v.3.1, whole genome shotgun sequence genomic window:
- the LOC129230142 gene encoding uncharacterized protein LOC129230142 — translation MASGCGRKQASEWNEFTEFGTKVKCKHCETVVSKRAVRIKEHLKKCKRNIASRTIEETDIAEIEPPTKVPRVEECNNDCAEVPSSSKEQKQKSIFSYGVVTTASQKQNLDKSVARFFYANNIAFNVSSNVEFKKMVEDLRPGYVPPNRHQLSGKLLDEACDDIENCLKKELVDEAALTLILDGWSSVKNDPIFACSIHTGVKSYLFKAMDCGSEKKTAEFCANFAKETLEEVEIKYNKKVFAICTDNENKMTAMRNQIQETHQSLLIYGCSAHMLNLCVKDIIPNSLIKHVLEVQKYFRNKHNAHGWLKEKNGLMPQIPNDTRWNSQDECLRTFIINFHKYNEIRLEHLDEFDQQIGSILTNVGIYTQVVYLLVCDLLYT, via the exons ATGGCTTCAGGATGTGGGAGAAAACAAGCTTCAGAATGGAATGAGTTTACTGAATTTGGCACAAAAGTGAAGTGCAAACATTGCGAAACTGTTGTTAGCAAAAGAGCTGTAAGaataaaagaacatttaaaaaagtgcaaaaggAATATTGCCTCTAGGACTATTGAAGAAACTGATATTGCAGAGATTGAGCCTCCTACTAAAGTGCCCAGAGTTGAAGAGTGCAATAATGACTGTGCAGAAGTTCCTTCTTCAAGCAAAGAACAAAAGCAGAAATCCATATTTTCTTACGGTGTAGTTACAACAGCATCTCAGAAACAAAATTTGGATAAATCTGTTGCtagatttttttatgcaaacaaCATAGCTTTCAATGTTTCAAGCaatgtagaatttaaaaaaatggttgaagATTTAAGACCTGGTTACGTTCCTCCTAACAGGCATCAACTTTCGGGGAAATTACTTGATGAAGCTTGCGATGATATTGAAAACTGCTTAAAGAAAGAACTTGTCGATGAAGCAGCTCTAACTTTAATCCTTGATGGATGGTCAAGTGTAAAAAATGACCCAATTTTTGCCTGCAGTATTCATACCGGAGTTAAATCTTACCTTTTCAAGGCTATGGACTGTGGTTCGGAAAAGAAAACAGCAGAGTTTTGTGCTAATTTTGCGAAGGAAACACTAGAGGAAGTCGAGATCAAGTATAATAAGAAAGTGTTCGCTATTTGTACAGATAATGAAAATAAGATGACTGCTATGAGAAATCAAATTCAGGAAACTCACCAGTCACTTTTGATTTATGGATGCTCAGCACACATGCTAAATCTTTGTGTTAAAGACATCataccaaatagtttaattaaacatgTCTTAgaagtgcaaaaatatttcaggaaTAAGCACAATGCTCATGGGTGGCTAAAGGAGAAAAATGGCTTAATGCCTCAGATACCCAATGACACTAGATGGAATTCACAAGATGAATGTCTAAGAACTTTCATCATTAATTTTCACAAGTATAATGAAATCAGATTAGAGCACTTGGATGAGTTTGATCAGCAGATTGGAAGTATACTGACAAATGTTGGTATCTATACTCAAGTTGTTTACCTAC TCGTATGTGATCTTTTATATACATAG